A genome region from Mycolicibacterium litorale includes the following:
- the derK gene encoding D-erythrulose 4-kinase, with the protein MTKLFNDPARFTEDMLVGFLDANSRYVVGVPGGVVRAHKTRPGKVAVVIGGGSGHYPAFCGTVGAGFADGAVVGNIFTSPSTEEAASVARAAHGDAGVLLITGNYAGDVMNFGLAVSQLRGEGIDAHYFAVTDDIASAPKGEEAKRRGIAGDFTVFKAASAAAEEGLDMAGVLRVAEASNAATRTLGVAFDGCTLPGADHPLFTVPDGQMGVGLGIHGEPGVAEEAMPSAADLAATLVNGVLDDKPADTESTRIAVILNGLGRTKYEELFVVWGEVARLLRARGYEVVEPEVGELVTSLDMAGCSLTVMWLDEELERYWRAPADTPAYRKGAAAVADSSGDRRTDGDVRAAAAAPAVRATADDAGRAGGRAVAKLFDALAAMLAEAEDELGRIDAIAGDGDHGRGMVKGSAAARAAAADAVADGAGQGSVLAAAGKQWAAKAGGTSGVLWGALLSALGNRLGDTGRPDSATVAAGMRDGYDALVQLGGAAPGDKTMLDALLPFVDELERRVADGERWEQAWAAAAQTAEAAARATADLRPKVGRARPLAERSVGTPDAGATSLAMCARTVAENLTVKGDSPQ; encoded by the coding sequence ATGACCAAGTTGTTCAACGATCCCGCGCGCTTCACCGAGGACATGCTCGTCGGGTTCCTCGACGCGAATTCCCGCTATGTGGTGGGTGTTCCGGGTGGCGTGGTGCGCGCGCACAAGACCCGCCCGGGCAAGGTCGCCGTCGTCATCGGCGGCGGGTCCGGCCACTACCCGGCGTTCTGCGGCACCGTCGGCGCGGGATTCGCCGACGGCGCGGTGGTCGGCAACATCTTCACCTCCCCGTCCACCGAGGAGGCCGCATCGGTCGCCCGCGCCGCCCACGGCGATGCCGGCGTGCTGCTCATCACCGGCAACTACGCCGGTGACGTCATGAACTTCGGGCTCGCCGTCTCGCAGCTGCGGGGCGAGGGCATCGACGCGCACTACTTCGCCGTCACCGACGACATCGCCAGCGCGCCGAAAGGCGAGGAGGCCAAACGGCGCGGTATCGCAGGCGATTTCACCGTGTTCAAAGCCGCGTCGGCCGCCGCCGAGGAGGGCCTCGACATGGCCGGCGTATTGCGCGTGGCGGAGGCGTCCAACGCGGCCACCCGCACGCTCGGTGTCGCCTTCGACGGGTGCACGCTGCCCGGTGCGGACCATCCGCTGTTCACCGTGCCGGACGGACAGATGGGCGTCGGGCTCGGAATCCACGGCGAGCCGGGTGTAGCCGAGGAGGCGATGCCCAGCGCGGCCGACCTGGCCGCAACGCTGGTCAACGGCGTGTTGGACGACAAGCCGGCCGACACCGAGTCGACGCGGATCGCGGTCATTCTCAACGGTCTCGGCCGCACCAAATACGAAGAGCTGTTCGTCGTATGGGGTGAGGTGGCGCGGCTGCTGCGCGCACGCGGCTACGAGGTCGTCGAACCCGAGGTGGGGGAGCTGGTCACCAGCCTCGACATGGCCGGCTGCTCGCTGACGGTCATGTGGCTCGACGAGGAACTCGAACGGTACTGGCGGGCCCCGGCGGACACCCCGGCCTACCGCAAAGGCGCTGCCGCCGTTGCTGATTCGTCCGGTGACCGGCGCACCGACGGCGACGTTCGCGCGGCCGCCGCCGCGCCTGCGGTGCGAGCGACGGCCGACGATGCGGGCCGCGCCGGCGGCCGGGCGGTGGCGAAACTCTTCGACGCCCTGGCCGCCATGCTCGCCGAGGCGGAGGACGAACTCGGCCGCATCGATGCGATCGCCGGTGACGGCGACCACGGCCGCGGCATGGTCAAGGGGTCGGCCGCGGCGCGCGCGGCGGCCGCCGACGCGGTGGCAGACGGCGCAGGCCAGGGTTCGGTGCTCGCCGCGGCGGGCAAACAGTGGGCGGCCAAGGCGGGCGGTACCTCCGGAGTGCTGTGGGGCGCCCTGCTGAGCGCCCTCGGGAACCGTCTCGGCGACACCGGTCGTCCCGACTCGGCGACCGTCGCCGCGGGAATGCGGGACGGCTATGACGCGCTGGTACAACTGGGCGGCGCCGCTCCCGGTGACAAGACCATGCTCGACGCGCTGTTGCCCTTCGTCGACGAACTCGAACGGCGGGTGGCCGACGGTGAGCGCTGGGAGCAGGCCTGGGCGGCGGCCGCGCAGACGGCGGAGGCCGCCGCGCGTGCCACCGCCGACCTGCGGCCGAAGGTCGGCCGCGCGCGCCCGCTGGCCGAACGCAGTGTCGGCACGCCCGACGCCGGCGCCACCTCGCTGGCGATGTGTGCCCGCACCGTCGCCGAGAACCTCACCGTGAAAGGGGACAGTCCGCAGTGA
- a CDS encoding ABC transporter ATP-binding protein, translating to MTVTTERSRTATAQSLTLSDLVKTYSSRGRESVTAVKGIDLAIEPGELVALLGPSGCGKTTTLRMIAGLETVTSGSIKIGDREISQLPAAKRGIGVGFESYALYPPMSVRENLLYGLKARKVKGAEQMVESISRRLEMDDLMNLRPAGLSSGQKQRVALARALVRNPPVLLLDEPLSHLDASARQRVRRELKVLQREFGYTTIVVTHDQVEALSLADRLAVMDAGVVQQFGTPDEVFDDPANLFVAQFVGEPQINVLTGVARVRDGRVSVDIGERAGHLETAATGVADGTTVTVGIRPQDCTITGDTGSGVETTVAYFEHLLEFGLATSTVAGMEEGIVVQTPAADTYEPEQRVVVTAPPERVYLFDSGTGERLR from the coding sequence GTGACTGTGACAACCGAGAGGTCGCGGACCGCCACCGCGCAGAGCCTCACGCTGTCGGACCTGGTGAAGACCTATTCGTCGCGAGGGCGTGAGAGCGTCACCGCGGTCAAGGGCATCGATCTGGCCATCGAACCCGGCGAACTGGTCGCGCTGCTCGGCCCGTCCGGCTGCGGCAAGACCACGACGCTGCGGATGATCGCCGGGCTCGAGACCGTCACCAGCGGGTCGATCAAGATCGGCGACCGCGAGATCTCCCAGCTGCCCGCCGCCAAGCGTGGTATCGGGGTCGGCTTCGAGAGCTACGCGCTGTACCCGCCGATGTCGGTGCGCGAGAACCTGCTCTACGGGCTGAAGGCACGCAAGGTCAAGGGCGCCGAGCAGATGGTCGAGTCGATCAGCCGGCGCCTCGAGATGGACGATCTGATGAACCTGCGCCCGGCGGGGCTGTCGAGCGGACAGAAGCAGCGGGTGGCGCTGGCCCGCGCGCTCGTGCGCAACCCGCCGGTGCTGCTTCTCGACGAACCGCTCAGCCACCTCGACGCGTCCGCCCGTCAGCGTGTGCGCCGCGAACTCAAGGTGCTCCAACGCGAATTCGGGTACACGACCATCGTGGTGACCCACGATCAGGTGGAGGCGCTGTCGCTCGCCGACCGGCTGGCGGTGATGGACGCGGGTGTGGTGCAGCAGTTCGGCACGCCCGACGAGGTTTTCGACGATCCGGCCAACCTGTTCGTCGCACAGTTCGTGGGGGAGCCGCAGATCAACGTGCTGACCGGGGTGGCCCGCGTGCGCGACGGGCGGGTGTCGGTGGACATCGGAGAGCGGGCAGGTCACCTGGAGACCGCGGCCACCGGGGTCGCCGACGGCACCACCGTCACGGTGGGCATCCGGCCGCAGGACTGCACGATCACCGGCGACACCGGCAGCGGTGTCGAGACCACGGTCGCCTACTTCGAGCACCTCCTCGAATTCGGTCTGGCCACCAGTACGGTCGCCGGCATGGAGGAGGGCATCGTGGTGCAGACGCCCGCCGCCGACACCTACGAACCCGAGCAGCGGGTTGTCGTGACCGCCCCGCCGGAGCGGGTCTACCTGTTCGACTCCGGTACGGGGGAGCGGCTGCGATGA
- a CDS encoding ABC transporter ATP-binding protein: MATVSISGLRKAFGNTKAVDGVTVDIGDGEFFVILGPSGAGKTTTLKSVAGLVDIDGGTVHIGGRDVTRVEPYHRNVAMAFESYALYPQKTVRQNLASPLKSGRTGRYSESQQTERINQVTTTLGINHLLERYPRELSNGQRQRVALGRVLVRPADIYLLDEPLSHLDAKLRAAMRAELKQLGAMSNTTTLYVTHDYQEALALGDRIAVMREGRLVQIGTPEEIWRRPADTFVARALGQPEINLLDGVVDDGRIRLGDGSLDVAIPADAVVDRGDRVRVGLRPSDIHVTSGEGSLHGRVKLAERLGRNIELTVDCGGTELIVLTSGRHGVGEGDDVRMKVADSDVHVFAVGDGDTPRLGSADHESTLEAAQ; this comes from the coding sequence ATGGCCACGGTATCGATCTCCGGCCTGCGCAAGGCGTTCGGTAACACCAAGGCGGTCGACGGTGTGACGGTCGACATCGGCGACGGGGAGTTCTTCGTCATCCTCGGTCCCAGCGGCGCCGGTAAGACCACCACGCTCAAGTCGGTGGCGGGTCTCGTCGACATCGACGGCGGCACGGTGCACATCGGCGGGCGCGATGTCACCCGCGTCGAGCCGTACCACCGCAACGTCGCGATGGCGTTCGAGAGCTACGCGCTCTATCCGCAGAAGACGGTCCGGCAGAACCTCGCCTCGCCGCTCAAATCCGGTCGCACGGGCCGCTATTCGGAGTCTCAGCAGACCGAACGCATCAACCAGGTGACCACCACGCTGGGGATCAACCATCTGCTCGAGCGGTACCCGCGCGAGCTGTCCAACGGTCAGCGTCAGCGTGTGGCTCTGGGCCGGGTGCTGGTACGGCCCGCCGACATCTACCTGCTCGACGAACCGTTGAGCCACCTCGACGCGAAGCTGCGCGCCGCGATGCGCGCCGAGCTCAAACAGCTCGGGGCCATGTCGAACACCACGACGCTCTACGTGACACACGATTACCAGGAGGCGCTCGCGCTGGGCGACCGCATCGCGGTGATGCGTGAGGGCCGCCTGGTGCAGATCGGCACTCCCGAGGAGATCTGGCGCCGGCCCGCCGACACGTTCGTCGCCCGCGCGCTCGGTCAGCCCGAGATCAACCTGCTCGACGGTGTGGTCGACGACGGTCGCATCCGCCTCGGGGACGGCTCGCTGGACGTCGCGATCCCCGCCGACGCCGTGGTCGACCGCGGTGACCGGGTGCGGGTCGGGTTGCGGCCCAGTGACATTCACGTCACCAGCGGCGAGGGATCGCTGCACGGCCGGGTCAAGCTCGCCGAGCGCCTGGGACGCAACATCGAGTTGACGGTCGACTGCGGTGGCACGGAACTGATCGTGCTGACCTCGGGCCGCCACGGCGTGGGCGAGGGCGACGACGTCAGGATGAAGGTCGCCGACTCCGACGTCCACGTCTTCGCCGTCGGTGACGGCGACACCCCGCGACTGGGATCTGCCGATCACGAATCGACCCTGGAGGCCGCACAGTGA
- a CDS encoding carbohydrate ABC transporter permease yields the protein MALFSRAELAPGQKRLSIGSVAADVGLVFWFIFSLFPIFWMLMLALKNAEQQTTTYFSFSPTWSNFATVLSDKGTQMTSVDFKTSLLTSLINCGGAVIVSLVIGIPAAYAAGRWQYKGSNDLMFQMLSFRFAPELMVIVPLFVIYNQIGLFDTKVGMIWVLQLVTMPLVVWILRSYFQDLPEDLEQAALLDGYTRRRAFLMVALPIVRPGIAAAALLAFIFAWNNYVFPLILADTNAGTVTVAITKFLGGGGQAYYNLTAAAALIAALPPLILALTIQRYLVRGLSFGAVKA from the coding sequence ATGGCACTTTTCAGCAGGGCCGAGCTCGCGCCCGGCCAGAAGCGCCTGTCCATCGGGTCGGTCGCGGCCGACGTTGGGCTGGTGTTCTGGTTCATCTTCTCGCTGTTCCCGATCTTCTGGATGCTGATGCTGGCGCTGAAGAACGCCGAACAGCAGACCACCACGTACTTCTCGTTCAGCCCGACCTGGTCCAACTTCGCCACCGTGCTCTCCGACAAGGGCACCCAGATGACGAGCGTCGACTTCAAGACGTCACTGCTGACCAGCCTGATCAACTGCGGCGGTGCGGTGATCGTGTCGCTGGTGATCGGGATCCCGGCGGCCTACGCCGCGGGGCGTTGGCAGTACAAGGGCAGCAATGACCTGATGTTCCAGATGCTGTCGTTCCGGTTCGCCCCAGAACTGATGGTGATCGTGCCGCTGTTCGTGATCTACAACCAGATCGGCCTGTTCGACACCAAGGTCGGCATGATCTGGGTGCTGCAGCTGGTCACGATGCCGCTGGTGGTGTGGATCCTGCGGTCCTACTTCCAGGATCTGCCAGAAGATCTCGAACAGGCCGCGTTGCTCGACGGCTACACCCGCAGGCGCGCGTTCCTCATGGTGGCCTTGCCGATCGTGCGGCCCGGTATCGCCGCTGCGGCGCTGCTGGCGTTCATCTTCGCCTGGAACAACTACGTCTTCCCGCTGATCCTGGCCGACACCAACGCCGGGACCGTCACGGTGGCGATCACCAAGTTCCTCGGCGGTGGCGGGCAGGCGTACTACAACCTCACGGCCGCCGCGGCCCTCATCGCGGCTCTTCCACCCCTGATCCTGGCGCTGACCATTCAGCGCTATCTGGTGCGGGGCCTGTCATTCGGGGCGGTGAAAGCCTGA
- a CDS encoding carbohydrate ABC transporter permease — MTTQTPKAPEASPEQSAQAPGRALPEVPSWRRKLRPYLLSIPALVIVIGILYPFFVGAYYAFLNYAAVNPNPRFVWFENFASVLGDQIFWSSVKVTGIFAVVATAVETVLGVGLALLLNRSSIIGKIFEKVLILPLMIAPVIAGVIWKLMFNPQFGILNHVLGLGNTFDWLSSGNALWSVILVDLWIFTPFVAILVLAGIRSLPKEPFEASDVDGASWFYMFRKLMLPMLWPYILVAVIFRFMDNLKVFDHIYVLTAGGPGVATRTLQIGAFEDSIINLDYSRGSTYMLLLWIIVFITARYLVSVLGKAQRRAAGAES, encoded by the coding sequence ATGACCACTCAGACCCCCAAGGCGCCGGAGGCTTCGCCCGAACAGTCAGCGCAGGCCCCGGGCCGCGCGCTGCCGGAGGTGCCGTCCTGGCGGCGCAAGCTGCGGCCCTACCTGCTGTCGATTCCCGCGCTCGTCATCGTGATCGGGATCCTGTACCCGTTCTTCGTCGGCGCCTACTACGCCTTCCTGAACTACGCCGCGGTCAACCCCAACCCGCGCTTCGTCTGGTTCGAGAACTTCGCATCCGTTCTCGGTGACCAGATCTTCTGGTCCAGCGTCAAGGTCACCGGCATCTTCGCCGTCGTGGCCACCGCGGTCGAGACCGTGCTGGGCGTCGGGCTGGCGCTGCTGCTCAACCGGTCCAGCATCATCGGCAAGATCTTCGAGAAAGTGCTGATCCTACCGCTGATGATCGCCCCGGTGATCGCGGGCGTGATCTGGAAGCTGATGTTCAACCCGCAGTTCGGCATCCTCAATCACGTTCTCGGCCTGGGCAACACGTTCGACTGGCTGTCCTCGGGCAACGCCCTGTGGTCGGTGATCCTGGTCGACCTGTGGATCTTCACCCCGTTCGTGGCGATCCTGGTGCTCGCGGGCATCCGGTCGCTGCCCAAGGAGCCGTTCGAAGCCTCCGACGTCGACGGCGCCAGCTGGTTCTACATGTTCCGCAAGTTGATGCTGCCGATGCTGTGGCCCTACATCCTGGTCGCCGTCATCTTCCGGTTCATGGACAACCTCAAGGTGTTCGACCACATCTACGTGCTGACCGCCGGCGGCCCCGGGGTGGCCACCCGCACCCTGCAGATCGGCGCGTTCGAGGACTCGATCATCAACCTCGACTACTCCCGTGGCAGCACCTACATGCTGCTGCTCTGGATCATCGTGTTCATCACCGCGCGCTACCTCGTCAGCGTGCTCGGCAAAGCGCAGCGCCGTGCTGCCGGAGCGGAGTCGTAA
- a CDS encoding ABC transporter substrate-binding protein, which yields MSRDRFAQQRQLSRRNMLAAMGVAGAAAAALPVLSACGVGGKASAPNGASEVTGGFDWRKAAGSTINILQTPHPYQQSYQPLLKEFTELTGINVNVDLVPEADYFTKLNTELAGGTGKHDAFMLGAYFIWQYGPPGWIEDLNPWLQNTAATNAEYDFEDIFEGLRTSTRWDFSLGNPLGTGGQWAIPWGFENNVVAYNKAYFDRRGIRKLPDNFDDFIQLAVDLTDRSENRYGIATRGSKSWATIHPGFMTQYVREGAVDYTFDGRELVAEMAGDKAVDFTKKWIQMQHEAGPTSWTTYDYPNATGDLGDGKAMMVYDADSATYPKNKPGASAQAGNLGWYPGPAGPDGNYRTNLWTWTWAMNANSRNKLPAWLFIQWATGKESMNKAVEGGIYADPVRQSVFDTTFKRIAADQYGYLETFETVIPTSKIQFTPQTKFFDTTKDWAVALQDIYGGDDAASRLRSLAKTNTSKVNL from the coding sequence ATGAGTCGAGATCGGTTCGCGCAGCAACGTCAGCTGTCGCGGCGGAACATGCTGGCCGCCATGGGCGTCGCGGGTGCGGCCGCCGCCGCACTTCCGGTGCTGTCGGCGTGCGGCGTCGGCGGCAAGGCCAGCGCGCCGAACGGGGCGTCGGAGGTCACCGGCGGATTCGACTGGCGCAAGGCCGCCGGGTCCACCATCAACATCCTGCAGACCCCCCACCCGTACCAGCAGTCGTATCAGCCGCTGCTCAAGGAGTTCACCGAGCTCACCGGGATCAACGTCAACGTCGACCTGGTGCCCGAGGCCGACTACTTCACCAAGCTCAACACCGAATTGGCCGGCGGCACAGGCAAACACGACGCCTTCATGCTCGGCGCCTACTTCATCTGGCAGTACGGTCCGCCCGGCTGGATCGAGGACCTCAACCCCTGGCTGCAGAACACCGCGGCCACGAACGCCGAGTACGACTTCGAGGACATCTTCGAGGGTCTCCGCACCTCCACCCGGTGGGACTTCTCGCTGGGGAATCCGTTGGGCACCGGCGGGCAGTGGGCGATTCCGTGGGGCTTCGAGAACAACGTCGTCGCCTACAACAAGGCGTACTTCGACCGGCGGGGCATCAGGAAGCTGCCCGACAACTTCGACGACTTCATCCAGCTGGCGGTCGACCTGACCGACCGTTCCGAGAACCGGTACGGCATCGCCACCCGCGGATCCAAGTCGTGGGCCACCATCCACCCCGGGTTCATGACGCAGTACGTCCGCGAGGGTGCCGTCGACTACACCTTCGACGGCCGTGAACTGGTCGCCGAGATGGCCGGCGACAAGGCGGTCGACTTCACCAAGAAGTGGATCCAGATGCAGCACGAGGCGGGGCCGACGTCGTGGACGACCTACGACTACCCCAACGCCACCGGCGATCTCGGCGACGGCAAGGCCATGATGGTCTACGACGCCGACAGCGCGACCTACCCCAAGAACAAGCCGGGCGCCAGCGCGCAGGCGGGCAATCTGGGCTGGTATCCGGGCCCGGCCGGCCCCGACGGCAACTACAGGACCAACCTGTGGACCTGGACGTGGGCGATGAACGCCAACTCGCGCAACAAGCTGCCCGCCTGGCTGTTCATCCAGTGGGCCACCGGTAAGGAGTCGATGAACAAGGCCGTCGAGGGCGGCATCTACGCCGATCCGGTGCGGCAGTCGGTGTTCGACACGACGTTCAAGCGCATCGCCGCCGACCAGTACGGGTACCTCGAGACCTTCGAGACCGTGATTCCCACCTCGAAGATCCAGTTCACCCCGCAGACGAAGTTCTTCGACACCACGAAGGACTGGGCCGTTGCGCTGCAGGACATCTACGGCGGGGACGACGCCGCCTCCCGGCTGCGCAGTCTGGCCAAGACCAACACCTCCAAGGTCAACCTCTAG
- the eltD gene encoding erythritol/L-threitol dehyrogenase — MPDQIPEKMQAVVCHGPHDYRLEEIAVPQRGPGEALIRVEAVGICASDLKCYHGAAKFWGDENRPAWAETMVIPGHEFVGTVVELDDDAAQRWGIAVGDRVVSEQIVPCWECRFCKRGQYHMCQPHDLYGFKRRTPGAMASYMVYPAEALVHKVSKDIKPQHAAFAEPLSCSLHAVERAQITFEDTVVVAGCGPIGLGMIAGARAKNPMRVIALDMAPEKLKLAEKCGADLTINIAEQDAEKIVKDLTDGYGADVYLEGTGHTSAVPQGLNLLRKLGRYVEYGVFGSDVKVDWSIISDDKELDVLGAHLGPYCWPAAIKMIESGVLPMDEICTHQLPLTDFQKGLDLVASGKESVKVSLIPA, encoded by the coding sequence ATGCCCGATCAGATCCCGGAAAAGATGCAAGCAGTGGTCTGCCACGGACCGCACGACTACCGACTCGAGGAGATCGCCGTCCCGCAGCGCGGACCGGGCGAAGCGCTGATCCGGGTGGAAGCGGTCGGGATCTGCGCCAGCGACCTGAAGTGCTACCACGGTGCGGCGAAGTTCTGGGGTGACGAGAACCGGCCGGCATGGGCCGAGACCATGGTGATCCCCGGTCACGAATTCGTCGGCACCGTCGTCGAACTCGACGACGACGCCGCGCAGCGGTGGGGGATCGCGGTCGGCGACCGCGTGGTCTCCGAGCAGATCGTCCCGTGCTGGGAGTGCCGTTTCTGCAAGCGCGGCCAGTACCACATGTGCCAGCCCCACGACCTCTACGGCTTCAAGCGCCGCACACCCGGGGCCATGGCCAGCTACATGGTCTATCCGGCGGAAGCGCTGGTGCACAAGGTGTCCAAGGACATCAAGCCCCAGCACGCCGCGTTCGCCGAACCGCTGTCCTGCTCGCTACACGCCGTCGAGCGGGCCCAGATCACCTTCGAGGACACCGTCGTGGTGGCCGGTTGCGGGCCGATCGGACTCGGCATGATCGCCGGCGCAAGGGCCAAGAACCCGATGCGGGTCATCGCCCTGGACATGGCGCCCGAGAAGCTCAAGCTCGCCGAGAAGTGCGGCGCCGATCTTACGATCAACATCGCCGAACAGGACGCCGAGAAGATCGTCAAGGACCTCACCGACGGCTACGGCGCGGACGTCTACCTCGAAGGCACGGGCCACACGTCGGCGGTCCCGCAGGGCCTCAACCTGCTGCGCAAGCTCGGCCGCTACGTCGAGTACGGCGTCTTCGGCAGCGACGTGAAGGTCGACTGGAGCATCATCAGCGACGACAAGGAACTCGACGTCCTCGGCGCGCACCTCGGGCCGTACTGCTGGCCCGCGGCCATCAAGATGATCGAGTCCGGCGTCCTGCCGATGGACGAGATCTGCACACATCAGTTGCCGCTCACCGACTTCCAGAAGGGCCTCGACCTGGTGGCCAGCGGCAAAGAGTCGGTCAAGGTCTCGCTGATCCCCGCCTGA
- a CDS encoding sugar-binding transcriptional regulator: MPRSAQSSSPPGVDGSPSDADAGHFPASLLYAAAKLYYTEDATQAEVATQLGTSRATVSRLLAEAKRRGIVRIEVVQPAELTSGDLGDRVARALSLTTVFLSHPLPQPGPGRGIVDVMGAALAPAVGQALSGAGLLPGDVLLVSSGRTVYEVAQYDLVPLPGVLVAPTVGGNDQPEEWYQTNEITRRVANRVNGRPNYLFAPALPGPDLYPSLLKDPSIQRVLHLWPHARCALMGVGAPPLMRSDIPQFVPTRSNSLRAAVGDVCSRFYDRDGNEVDFEGSDRLIAVELEALRHVPVTIAVAVGQDKVSSIIAGARGGYFNQLVTDPATAAAILDSVEG, translated from the coding sequence GTGCCCCGGTCCGCACAGTCCTCGAGCCCGCCCGGCGTCGACGGTTCACCGTCCGACGCCGACGCCGGCCATTTCCCCGCTTCGCTGCTGTACGCCGCGGCGAAGCTGTACTACACCGAGGACGCCACGCAGGCCGAGGTGGCGACGCAACTCGGCACCAGCCGCGCGACCGTCAGCCGCCTCCTCGCCGAGGCCAAACGCCGCGGCATCGTGCGCATCGAAGTCGTCCAGCCTGCCGAGCTCACCTCCGGCGACCTCGGCGACCGGGTGGCCCGCGCGTTGTCGTTGACGACGGTCTTCCTCAGCCACCCCCTGCCCCAGCCGGGTCCCGGCCGCGGCATCGTCGACGTGATGGGCGCCGCGCTGGCGCCCGCCGTCGGACAGGCGCTGTCGGGCGCAGGCCTGCTACCCGGCGACGTGTTGCTGGTGTCGTCGGGACGCACCGTCTACGAGGTGGCCCAGTACGACCTCGTGCCGCTGCCCGGCGTGCTGGTGGCTCCGACGGTCGGCGGCAACGACCAGCCCGAGGAGTGGTACCAGACCAACGAGATCACCCGGCGGGTCGCCAACCGGGTCAACGGCAGGCCCAACTACCTGTTCGCGCCCGCGCTGCCCGGACCCGACCTGTACCCGTCCCTGCTCAAGGACCCGAGTATCCAGCGGGTGCTGCACCTGTGGCCGCATGCCCGCTGCGCGCTGATGGGCGTCGGGGCGCCACCGCTGATGCGTTCGGACATCCCGCAATTCGTACCGACGCGGTCGAATTCGTTGCGTGCCGCGGTCGGCGACGTGTGCTCGCGCTTCTACGACCGCGACGGCAACGAGGTCGATTTCGAGGGCAGCGACCGCCTGATCGCCGTCGAACTCGAGGCGCTGCGCCATGTTCCGGTGACGATCGCGGTGGCGGTGGGCCAGGACAAGGTGTCCTCGATCATCGCAGGCGCCCGCGGCGGCTACTTCAACCAGCTGGTCACCGATCCGGCGACCGCCGCGGCGATCCTGGACAGCGTCGAGGGCTGA
- a CDS encoding FGGY-family carbohydrate kinase, with translation MDLLLGIDIGTGSTKGVLVDAHGAVIASETIAHSMSLPRPGWAEADAEALWWREVCQISRALMAQVPGGGVVAGMCVSGVGPCLVLCDDQLRPLRPAILYGIDTRATAEIASLTAEFGESEILERAGTLLSSQAVGPKLEWVRRHEPDVFDRATGWYGSNSFIAAKLTGEYVIDHHTASQCDPLYATRRFDWNHDWAARICGHLPLPRLVWPSDVVGTVTSEAADQTGVPAGTPVSAGTIDAYSEAFSVGVRQPGDQMLMYGSTMFLVQVIDEYHSDPTLWTTTGVEHGTLALAAGTSTAGSLIGWLQATTGGASFDELTEEASAVPPGSEGLLMLPYLAGERTPVFDPLARGVVAGLTLRHGRGHLFRAAYEGISFGIRQILERFDDAHSAIRTVAVGGGLRSPVWAQALSDITGRPQLVPEQAIGASYGDALLAAIGTGLVAPSTDWTRMSREIQPDPRRRALYDDLYDTWCGLYPATREQVHRLSALDPE, from the coding sequence GTGGATCTGCTGCTCGGTATCGACATCGGGACGGGGAGCACCAAAGGCGTACTCGTCGACGCGCACGGCGCGGTGATCGCGTCGGAGACCATCGCCCACTCGATGAGTCTGCCGCGTCCCGGCTGGGCGGAGGCGGACGCCGAAGCGCTGTGGTGGCGCGAGGTCTGCCAGATCAGCCGCGCGCTGATGGCCCAGGTGCCCGGCGGCGGTGTGGTGGCCGGCATGTGCGTGAGCGGAGTGGGCCCGTGCCTGGTGCTCTGCGACGATCAGCTTCGTCCGCTGCGGCCGGCGATCCTCTACGGCATCGACACCCGGGCCACCGCCGAAATCGCTTCGCTCACAGCGGAATTCGGGGAGTCAGAGATATTGGAGCGGGCGGGCACGCTGCTGTCCAGTCAGGCGGTCGGACCCAAACTGGAATGGGTGCGGCGGCACGAACCCGACGTCTTCGACCGCGCGACGGGCTGGTACGGATCGAATTCGTTCATCGCCGCCAAGCTGACCGGTGAATACGTGATCGACCACCACACGGCCAGCCAGTGCGATCCGCTATACGCCACCCGCCGCTTCGACTGGAACCACGACTGGGCCGCCCGGATCTGCGGGCATCTGCCGCTGCCGCGGCTGGTGTGGCCGAGCGACGTGGTGGGCACCGTCACCTCCGAGGCGGCGGACCAGACCGGTGTGCCCGCGGGGACCCCGGTCTCGGCGGGCACCATCGACGCCTACTCCGAGGCGTTCTCGGTGGGGGTGCGCCAACCCGGCGACCAGATGCTGATGTACGGGTCGACGATGTTCCTCGTCCAGGTCATCGACGAGTACCACAGCGATCCGACGCTGTGGACCACCACCGGTGTCGAGCACGGCACCCTCGCGCTGGCGGCCGGGACGTCGACGGCGGGCAGCCTCATCGGCTGGCTTCAGGCGACCACCGGCGGCGCGTCGTTCGACGAGTTGACCGAAGAAGCGTCGGCCGTGCCACCGGGCAGCGAGGGCTTGCTGATGCTGCCGTACCTCGCCGGTGAGCGAACCCCGGTGTTCGACCCGCTGGCCCGCGGGGTGGTGGCCGGGCTGACGCTGCGCCACGGCCGCGGACACCTGTTTCGCGCCGCGTACGAGGGGATCTCGTTCGGTATCCGGCAGATCCTCGAACGATTCGACGACGCGCACAGCGCGATCAGGACGGTGGCCGTCGGCGGCGGTCTGCGCAGTCCGGTCTGGGCGCAGGCGCTCAGCGACATCACCGGCCGCCCGCAACTGGTGCCCGAGCAGGCGATCGGCGCCAGCTACGGCGACGCGCTGCTCGCCGCGATCGGGACCGGCCTGGTCGCACCCAGCACCGACTGGACTCGGATGTCTCGGGAGATCCAGCCCGACCCGCGGCGCCGCGCCCTTTACGACGACCTGTACGACACCTGGTGCGGGCTGTATCCGGCCACCCGCGAACAGGTGCACCGACTCTCGGCCCTCGACCCGGAGTGA